A single window of Tumebacillus sp. BK434 DNA harbors:
- the ybeY gene encoding rRNA maturation RNase YbeY: MEPVNITLEILDEYGEQFEFALTEVLTRAIEHAARHENILTGEVVISLVDDEAIHELNRTYRGKDAPTDVLSFAMMEEGNGEPEIFFDPEDAEGLETDDMLGDIIISVPTAKRQAAEYGHSVERELAFLAVHGFLHLVGYDHGTEEEEKEMFSRQDAIMEAAGITRG, translated from the coding sequence ATGGAACCTGTCAATATCACGCTCGAAATCCTTGATGAGTACGGAGAACAGTTCGAATTTGCGCTCACCGAAGTGCTGACCAGAGCGATCGAGCACGCGGCGCGACATGAGAACATCCTGACCGGCGAAGTGGTGATCTCGCTGGTCGACGATGAAGCGATCCATGAACTCAACCGCACGTACCGCGGCAAAGACGCGCCGACCGACGTGCTGTCGTTTGCGATGATGGAGGAAGGGAATGGCGAGCCGGAGATCTTCTTCGATCCGGAAGATGCAGAGGGTCTGGAGACGGACGACATGCTCGGCGACATCATCATCTCCGTGCCGACCGCCAAGCGCCAGGCGGCCGAGTACGGGCACAGTGTGGAGCGCGAACTGGCGTTTCTCGCCGTGCACGGTTTCCTGCACCTCGTCGGCTATGACCACGGCACAGAAGAAGAGGAGAAAGAGATGTTCTCCCGTCAGGATGCGATCATGGAGGCGGCAGGAATCACGCGGGGGTGA
- a CDS encoding EamA family transporter codes for MSWLIYGLLSALFASFVAILGKIGIKGIDSNVATAVRAVVMAAATLLFITCNGTIGQVRDIALRPMIFIILSGLAGAASWMFYFGALQQAAASKVAPIDRLSIVFTLILAALFLKEKVTLGIAAGCVLIVIGSIMIVKA; via the coding sequence GTGTCTTGGCTGATCTATGGATTGCTTTCCGCCCTGTTCGCTTCCTTTGTGGCGATCCTCGGGAAAATCGGGATCAAAGGGATCGACTCCAACGTGGCGACTGCCGTCCGGGCCGTGGTGATGGCGGCGGCGACCTTGCTGTTCATCACCTGTAACGGCACGATCGGGCAGGTGCGAGACATCGCGCTGCGCCCGATGATCTTCATCATCCTCTCCGGCCTCGCCGGGGCGGCGTCATGGATGTTTTACTTCGGCGCATTGCAACAGGCGGCCGCTTCGAAAGTGGCGCCGATCGACCGCCTGAGCATCGTGTTCACGCTGATCCTCGCCGCGCTCTTTCTCAAGGAAAAAGTGACGCTGGGCATCGCAGCAGGCTGTGTGCTGATCGTGATCGGCTCGATCATGATCGTCAAAGCATAG
- the recO gene encoding DNA repair protein RecO, whose protein sequence is MKKVEAIVLRTVDYGESNKILTLLSDTQGKVGAMARGAKKPQSQLNPVSQPFAYGTYMIAIGEGRGMGTIIQAELNEPFRAIREDLFKAAYASYVVELADRFVEEREPSQGVFLLVLTLLTHLADGKDPEIVVRLCEMKMLDLAGIRPELYHCAHCFQPVEQAVRFSILHGGPLCGNCHPYDERAIWIKPVALKLLRTFQAMDVRRLGEVKVGDDVRRQLGKVLKQYIDEYSGVTFKSRAFLEQLHKYDL, encoded by the coding sequence ATGAAAAAAGTGGAAGCGATTGTGCTGCGCACAGTCGATTACGGGGAGAGCAACAAGATTCTGACACTGCTGTCCGATACGCAAGGGAAAGTCGGGGCGATGGCACGCGGCGCGAAAAAGCCGCAGAGTCAGCTCAATCCGGTATCCCAACCTTTCGCTTATGGCACCTACATGATTGCGATCGGCGAAGGGCGCGGGATGGGCACCATTATACAAGCGGAGCTGAATGAGCCGTTTCGGGCGATTCGGGAGGATTTGTTCAAGGCAGCGTATGCCTCCTATGTGGTAGAGCTGGCAGACCGCTTTGTAGAGGAGCGCGAGCCCTCGCAAGGCGTTTTTCTGTTAGTGCTGACCTTGCTGACCCATTTGGCTGACGGCAAAGACCCGGAGATCGTCGTGCGGCTTTGTGAGATGAAAATGTTGGATCTGGCCGGGATTCGGCCGGAACTGTACCATTGCGCGCATTGTTTTCAGCCGGTGGAGCAGGCGGTGCGCTTTTCCATCCTGCATGGCGGCCCGCTGTGCGGGAACTGCCATCCCTACGATGAGCGGGCGATCTGGATCAAGCCGGTGGCGCTGAAGCTCTTGCGCACCTTTCAGGCGATGGATGTGCGGCGCTTAGGCGAAGTGAAGGTCGGCGACGATGTGCGGCGCCAGCTCGGCAAGGTGCTGAAGCAGTACATCGATGAGTACAGCGGTGTGACGTTCAAGTCTCGTGCGTTTTTGGAACAACTCCATAAGTATGATCTATAG
- a CDS encoding pyruvate, phosphate dikinase yields the protein MISAFADGSREQQHLLGNKGAGLAELTRLGFRVPDGFTLTTAACRAYYAAGQTLTSGLREQIVDALAGLERRTGKRLGDPSRPLLLAVRSGAPESMPGMMDTVLNLGLNRAVVQGLAGGTGHAAFAADCERRFRAMYGAVVSAEIPESPLEQLLQAVSAVFDSWNNRRAAVYRRIHGIPEDAFTAVSVQEMVFGNLNERSAAGVVFSRHPASGEPGLHGEILYGAQGEDVVSGAVTPERIETLRARMPLVYAELELAAQQLEAHYQDMQEIEFTVQDGVLYLLQTRDGKRTTQAAVQIAVDLVQAGVIDRAAAVQRVDLPELNRLLQPRLDPAVQIAPLATGIPAVPGAAVGRIALDAERVLLQRRAGQDVLLVRRETDPDDYEAMTEAQGILTAFGGTTSHAAVTALPLGKPCIVGCSAVTIDLTARTVEIGGRTFVEGDVLTLDGSTGKVYADALPLAAPKVSAAVDVFRSWLQA from the coding sequence GTGATCTCCGCCTTTGCGGACGGCAGCCGCGAGCAGCAGCATCTGCTCGGCAACAAAGGAGCGGGGCTCGCCGAGCTTACGCGCCTCGGTTTTCGGGTGCCGGACGGGTTTACGCTGACCACCGCCGCCTGCCGCGCCTATTACGCGGCCGGGCAAACGCTGACGAGCGGGCTGCGCGAACAGATCGTCGACGCGCTGGCGGGCTTGGAGCGGCGGACAGGCAAGCGCCTCGGCGACCCGAGCCGTCCGCTGCTGCTCGCCGTCCGCTCCGGTGCCCCGGAGTCGATGCCGGGCATGATGGACACCGTGCTCAACCTCGGGCTGAATCGCGCGGTGGTGCAAGGGCTGGCCGGGGGAACCGGACATGCGGCCTTCGCCGCCGATTGCGAGCGCCGGTTCCGGGCGATGTACGGAGCGGTCGTCTCCGCTGAGATTCCCGAGTCGCCGCTGGAGCAGCTCTTGCAGGCGGTCAGCGCGGTGTTCGACTCGTGGAACAATCGCCGGGCGGCCGTTTACCGCCGGATTCACGGGATCCCCGAGGACGCTTTCACAGCGGTGAGCGTGCAAGAGATGGTGTTTGGCAACTTGAACGAGCGCTCGGCCGCCGGGGTGGTGTTCTCCCGCCATCCGGCCAGCGGCGAGCCGGGGTTGCACGGCGAGATCCTGTACGGAGCGCAGGGTGAAGATGTCGTGTCCGGCGCTGTGACGCCGGAGCGGATCGAAACGTTGCGCGCACGGATGCCGCTCGTCTATGCGGAGCTGGAACTTGCCGCACAACAGTTGGAAGCGCACTACCAAGATATGCAGGAGATCGAGTTTACTGTCCAAGACGGAGTGCTGTATCTTCTGCAGACGCGGGACGGCAAGCGCACCACGCAGGCGGCGGTGCAGATCGCCGTCGATCTGGTGCAGGCCGGAGTGATCGACCGTGCGGCCGCCGTGCAGCGGGTCGACCTGCCGGAGCTGAACCGGCTCCTGCAGCCCCGCCTCGATCCCGCCGTGCAGATCGCACCGCTCGCAACCGGCATTCCGGCGGTGCCCGGCGCGGCGGTTGGCCGCATCGCGCTCGACGCCGAGAGGGTGCTTTTGCAGCGCCGCGCCGGACAGGATGTGCTGCTCGTCCGGCGTGAGACCGACCCCGACGATTATGAGGCGATGACCGAAGCGCAGGGTATCCTGACCGCGTTTGGCGGGACGACGTCACACGCCGCCGTCACCGCGCTGCCGCTCGGCAAGCCGTGCATCGTCGGCTGCTCCGCCGTGACGATCGACCTCACCGCGCGCACGGTCGAGATCGGTGGCCGGACGTTTGTGGAAGGAGACGTGCTGACGTTGGACGGCAGCACAGGAAAGGTCTACGCCGACGCCTTGCCCTTGGCCGCACCGAAAGTTTCCGCCGCTGTCGACGTGTTCCGCAGCTGGCTTCAAGCGTAA
- a CDS encoding diacylglycerol kinase → MWNENKLLKSFAYAIEGMTLALTTQRNMRIHFVVALGAMILSLVLDLSKLEIVLVFFSIIAVVAAELFNTAIEAVVDLATSDYHPLAKIAKDVAAAAVLLTAVHAVIVGFFVFFDKLFPLRLRDLDDTGEMAVYVAFIPLGMLVLLLISWRAYSRSKKQG, encoded by the coding sequence ATGTGGAATGAGAACAAGCTCCTCAAGAGCTTTGCATACGCGATTGAAGGCATGACGCTTGCCTTGACCACCCAGCGCAACATGCGCATCCATTTTGTGGTTGCGCTGGGGGCCATGATTTTGAGTCTGGTGCTTGATCTCAGCAAATTAGAGATCGTGCTGGTATTCTTTTCGATCATCGCCGTCGTAGCCGCCGAGCTGTTCAACACGGCGATCGAAGCGGTAGTCGACCTTGCGACCAGCGACTATCATCCGCTCGCCAAAATTGCCAAAGATGTGGCGGCAGCTGCCGTCCTGCTGACGGCAGTGCACGCGGTGATAGTCGGCTTTTTTGTCTTCTTTGACAAATTGTTCCCGCTGCGGCTGCGCGATTTGGATGACACGGGGGAGATGGCGGTGTACGTCGCCTTCATACCGCTTGGCATGCTCGTGCTGCTCTTGATCTCATGGCGGGCGTATTCACGATCTAAAAAACAGGGGTGA
- the lgt gene encoding prolipoprotein diacylglyceryl transferase: MHQILFYIGDFPIRSYGTIVAIAILLAIGLATYMAKQEGKYEEHVSGMAIWAILGALLGARLWQVLFFEWGYYSQHLMDVFAIWNGGMSIQGGLVGGFIGGGLYTWKHKIHFWEFADIVAPGIILGQAVGRIACFMNGDAFGSPTGSNFGLVYPEGTVAYSTYGSQPLWPAEVWEGQWDLIVLALLFLFKMRRVPTGYLFLAYNILYSAGRFALEFLRGDSDRFAGLTAAQWTSLSVMVLAAVFMVYLHFRPAKTSAPKQTETA, translated from the coding sequence GTGCACCAAATACTGTTCTACATCGGGGACTTCCCGATCCGTTCCTACGGAACGATCGTCGCGATTGCGATCCTTTTAGCGATCGGACTGGCCACCTACATGGCCAAACAGGAAGGCAAATACGAAGAGCATGTCTCGGGGATGGCGATCTGGGCGATTCTCGGCGCGCTGCTGGGCGCGAGGCTCTGGCAGGTGCTCTTTTTCGAATGGGGCTACTACTCGCAACATCTGATGGATGTATTTGCGATCTGGAACGGCGGGATGTCGATCCAGGGCGGGCTGGTCGGCGGTTTTATCGGCGGCGGCTTGTACACGTGGAAACACAAGATCCACTTCTGGGAGTTTGCCGACATCGTGGCGCCTGGCATCATATTGGGCCAAGCGGTCGGCCGCATCGCCTGCTTCATGAACGGCGACGCGTTCGGCTCGCCGACGGGCAGCAACTTCGGCCTCGTCTATCCGGAAGGCACGGTCGCCTATTCGACATACGGCTCACAGCCGCTCTGGCCGGCCGAAGTCTGGGAAGGGCAGTGGGACTTGATCGTGCTGGCGCTGTTGTTCTTGTTTAAAATGCGCCGCGTGCCGACCGGCTACCTGTTCCTTGCCTACAACATCCTGTACTCGGCGGGACGATTCGCTTTGGAGTTCCTGCGCGGCGACTCGGACCGCTTCGCCGGACTTACGGCGGCGCAGTGGACGAGCCTGAGCGTGATGGTGCTGGCCGCCGTGTTTATGGTGTATCTGCACTTCCGCCCTGCGAAGACCAGCGCTCCGAAACAGACGGAGACCGCCTAG
- a CDS encoding helix-turn-helix transcriptional regulator, giving the protein MDTIELTKRQGQILEIVREEGPITGEQIADKLGLTRATLRPDLAILTMAGFLEARPRVGYFYAGKKSGQIFGEQLRKLQVKQYKSVPVVINEEASVYDAIVTMFMEDVGSIFVVKDGGILSGVISRKDLLKVAIGNQETQKVPVSLTMTRMPNIVTLSLEDSVYEAAKRLIDYAIDSIPVVRPLDDAGKQLEVVGRFTKTTIAKIFVELGEVNEV; this is encoded by the coding sequence GTGGACACCATCGAACTGACCAAACGCCAAGGGCAGATCCTCGAGATCGTCCGCGAAGAAGGGCCGATCACCGGGGAGCAGATCGCCGACAAACTGGGGCTGACCCGGGCGACTTTGCGTCCCGACCTGGCGATATTGACGATGGCCGGTTTTTTGGAAGCGCGACCGCGTGTCGGTTATTTTTATGCCGGAAAGAAATCCGGGCAGATTTTTGGAGAACAGCTGCGCAAGCTGCAAGTGAAGCAATACAAATCGGTCCCCGTCGTGATCAACGAGGAAGCGTCAGTATACGATGCGATCGTCACGATGTTTATGGAAGATGTGGGCAGCATCTTTGTGGTGAAGGACGGCGGCATCCTGTCTGGCGTGATCTCGCGCAAAGACTTGCTGAAAGTCGCCATCGGCAACCAGGAAACGCAAAAAGTGCCGGTGTCGCTGACGATGACGCGGATGCCGAACATCGTCACGCTGTCGCTTGAGGACAGCGTATATGAGGCGGCCAAGCGCCTGATCGACTATGCGATCGACTCGATTCCGGTCGTGCGCCCGCTCGATGATGCGGGCAAGCAGTTGGAAGTGGTCGGCCGCTTTACGAAAACGACGATCGCCAAGATCTTTGTCGAGCTTGGTGAAGTCAACGAAGTGTAG
- a CDS encoding cytidine deaminase, protein MEHLELVKLAKAAREKAYVPYSKFPVGAALLLADGEVVTGCNIENAAFPLCCCAERTAIFKAVSEGKAKIQKIAVVADTDGPVSPCGSCRQVMAEFCTAETPVILSNLSDSLRETTVGELLPFAFQKEDFVE, encoded by the coding sequence ATGGAACACTTGGAATTGGTAAAATTGGCGAAAGCAGCACGGGAGAAAGCGTACGTCCCGTACTCCAAATTCCCGGTCGGGGCAGCGCTTTTACTTGCCGACGGGGAAGTCGTCACCGGATGCAACATCGAAAATGCAGCCTTCCCGCTCTGCTGCTGCGCCGAGCGGACGGCGATCTTTAAAGCGGTGTCAGAAGGGAAAGCTAAGATTCAAAAGATCGCCGTCGTGGCAGACACGGACGGTCCGGTGTCCCCGTGCGGTTCGTGCCGCCAGGTGATGGCCGAGTTCTGCACGGCCGAGACGCCGGTCATCTTGTCCAACTTGAGCGATTCGCTTCGCGAGACGACCGTTGGCGAACTGCTGCCATTCGCATTTCAAAAGGAGGATTTTGTGGAGTGA
- a CDS encoding YqzL family protein: MRDFSWRYFESTGEIDAYLLYKACQNLNQDCGAETAEPSFETEMEARTE; the protein is encoded by the coding sequence ATGAGAGATTTTTCGTGGCGATATTTCGAGAGTACAGGTGAGATTGATGCCTATCTTCTCTATAAAGCATGTCAGAACTTGAACCAGGACTGCGGCGCCGAAACAGCCGAACCGAGCTTCGAAACGGAGATGGAGGCACGCACGGAATAG
- a CDS encoding pyruvate, water dikinase regulatory protein, translated as MRMTPIVYVISDSVGETAEFVVRAAASQFNGSRAEIRRISYVDDMEPIRETVQAAKEIGALIAYTLVIPELKDGLVREALEHGVTAVDIMGPMVAAFQSTFQAEPKNRPGLVHKLDDEYFRRVEAIEFAVKYDDGKDPRGLLRADVILIGVSRTSKTPLSMFLAHKRLKAANVPLVPEVEPPEELFEVSPHKVIGLTISAGELNLIRTERLKALGLREEANYAAFERIKLELEYAERIMKKVGCPVINVSNKAVEETASIIVDQIKRGSRR; from the coding sequence ATGCGGATGACACCGATCGTGTATGTGATCTCAGACTCTGTGGGCGAAACGGCCGAATTTGTGGTGCGGGCGGCTGCGAGCCAGTTTAACGGCAGCCGCGCGGAGATCAGACGGATTTCCTACGTGGACGATATGGAGCCGATTCGGGAAACGGTGCAGGCGGCAAAGGAGATCGGCGCGCTGATCGCCTATACGCTGGTCATTCCGGAACTGAAGGACGGACTGGTGCGTGAAGCTTTGGAGCACGGCGTGACGGCGGTCGACATCATGGGGCCGATGGTGGCGGCGTTCCAATCGACGTTCCAAGCGGAGCCGAAAAACCGCCCGGGGCTCGTGCACAAGCTGGACGATGAATATTTCCGCCGTGTGGAAGCGATCGAGTTCGCCGTCAAATACGATGACGGGAAAGACCCGCGCGGTCTGCTGCGCGCCGACGTGATCCTGATCGGCGTGTCGCGCACGTCGAAGACGCCGCTCTCGATGTTTCTGGCGCACAAGCGTTTAAAAGCGGCCAACGTGCCGCTGGTGCCGGAAGTGGAGCCGCCGGAAGAGCTGTTTGAAGTGTCGCCGCACAAGGTGATCGGGCTGACCATCTCGGCGGGCGAACTCAATCTCATCCGCACGGAGCGCCTGAAGGCGCTGGGGTTGCGCGAAGAAGCGAACTATGCGGCGTTTGAGCGGATCAAGCTGGAGCTCGAATACGCGGAGCGGATCATGAAGAAGGTCGGCTGCCCGGTGATCAACGTCTCGAACAAGGCGGTGGAAGAGACCGCGAGCATCATCGTGGATCAGATCAAGCGCGGGAGCCGCCGCTAG
- the era gene encoding GTPase Era, with product MTNQETKQKTRSGFVAIVGRPNVGKSTLMNYMVGQKVAITADKPQTTRNRIHGVVTHDNSQIIFMDTPGIHKPKHRLGEHMVKVAVQTLREVEAVLFLVDATMPKGAGDEYIIEILKDVKKDTPIYLVINKIDLIEDKQKLLEIIASYKDAFPFTEIIPISAVKGDNVVRMRDMILKLLPEGPFYYPPDQLTDHPERFIVAELIREKVLHLTREEVPHSVAVEVEQMQMKEDRNMLYIHAAIYTERDSQKAIIIGKQGSVLKKVGQMARLDIEKLLGSKVYLELWVKVKADWRNREHMLRNFGFTEE from the coding sequence GTGACCAATCAAGAGACGAAACAAAAAACACGCTCCGGCTTTGTTGCCATCGTCGGACGCCCCAATGTAGGGAAATCGACGCTGATGAACTACATGGTGGGCCAGAAGGTGGCGATCACCGCCGACAAGCCGCAAACGACGCGCAACCGGATTCACGGGGTGGTCACGCATGACAACAGCCAGATCATCTTCATGGATACCCCGGGTATACATAAACCGAAACACCGCTTAGGCGAACACATGGTGAAAGTGGCGGTGCAGACCCTGCGCGAAGTGGAGGCGGTCTTGTTCCTCGTCGACGCGACGATGCCCAAAGGCGCCGGGGATGAATACATCATCGAGATCTTGAAAGATGTCAAAAAAGATACGCCGATCTACCTGGTGATCAACAAGATCGACCTGATCGAAGACAAGCAGAAACTGCTCGAGATCATCGCCTCCTACAAAGACGCCTTCCCGTTTACTGAGATCATCCCGATCTCGGCGGTGAAAGGTGACAACGTGGTGCGGATGCGCGACATGATCCTCAAGCTGCTGCCGGAAGGGCCGTTTTACTACCCGCCCGATCAGCTGACCGACCATCCGGAGCGCTTTATCGTCGCGGAATTGATCCGCGAGAAAGTGCTGCACCTGACTCGCGAGGAAGTGCCGCATTCGGTGGCCGTGGAAGTTGAGCAGATGCAGATGAAAGAAGACCGCAACATGCTGTACATCCATGCGGCGATCTACACCGAGCGGGATTCGCAAAAAGCGATCATCATCGGCAAGCAAGGCTCCGTGCTGAAAAAAGTCGGGCAGATGGCCCGGCTGGACATTGAGAAACTGCTGGGTTCGAAAGTGTACTTGGAGCTGTGGGTAAAAGTGAAAGCAGACTGGCGCAATCGCGAACATATGCTGCGCAACTTCGGTTTTACCGAGGAGTAA
- the dnaG gene encoding DNA primase: protein MKKRLPEEIIERVRQHFDIVDVIGEFVPLKKSGRGYMGCCPFHNEKSPSFSVSQDKQLYHCFGCGASGNLFSFLRDKEGITFFEAVEQLAKRANIALPVEELEDIDSPEYKRRKEMFRAHDLAAKYYHHILMNTDAGLPGLRYLESRGITKTIIEAFQLGYAPNAWDVLVKFLKKRGFAEDLLVEAGLLSQSEKYKGRYYDKFRHRVMFPIHDGQGQVIGFGGRILDKGEPKYLNSPETPLFSKGRHLYNLHRARPVMRQEGRVILLEGYMDVIMAYQHGIPNTVAALGTALTNEQVRLLQRNVEEIVMMYDGDAAGQKAAVRSSEVIKESGATVKARVATIPDGLDPDEFLRKYGKDAFVRVVLDNSSSMTAFRMHSLRKEFNLGTQTGKEDYIKEVIHKLLVTVSSPIELETLLRELSEEFGYPKEAMEKELALAKKSPPAGDKPDRKWNTNRNNAGEVSFASTGKLLPAHINAERKLLTYMLIDEGVARQVQYALADEFSVDEHGALAAHLFAYYAEHTQADPSLFIGGLEDRELLRLATALAMEADHLDRRSDRVDALVREYIHRIKVYHLQLEMKRYERQMIDCGNRGDTEGMRAAYDEMNRVQSMIQSLENAQAEI, encoded by the coding sequence GTGAAAAAGCGTCTGCCTGAGGAAATCATCGAACGAGTACGTCAGCACTTCGACATCGTCGATGTGATTGGTGAGTTTGTGCCCCTGAAGAAGAGCGGCCGCGGGTATATGGGCTGCTGCCCGTTCCACAATGAGAAATCGCCGTCGTTTTCCGTCTCGCAGGACAAACAACTTTACCACTGTTTTGGCTGCGGTGCGAGCGGCAATCTGTTCTCCTTCCTGAGGGATAAGGAAGGGATCACGTTTTTCGAAGCGGTGGAACAACTGGCCAAGCGCGCCAACATCGCACTTCCTGTCGAAGAGCTGGAAGACATCGATTCGCCAGAGTACAAGCGGCGCAAAGAGATGTTTCGCGCACATGATTTGGCGGCAAAATACTATCACCACATCCTGATGAACACCGATGCGGGCTTGCCCGGGCTAAGGTATCTCGAATCGCGCGGCATCACCAAGACGATCATCGAGGCCTTTCAGCTCGGCTATGCGCCAAACGCGTGGGATGTGCTTGTAAAATTCCTCAAGAAGCGGGGATTTGCCGAAGATTTGCTCGTGGAAGCAGGTTTATTGTCGCAAAGCGAGAAATATAAAGGCAGATACTACGACAAGTTCCGTCATCGTGTGATGTTTCCCATCCACGACGGACAGGGACAGGTGATTGGATTTGGCGGACGGATTCTCGACAAAGGGGAGCCGAAATATCTCAACTCTCCGGAGACGCCGTTGTTCTCAAAGGGACGCCATCTCTACAACTTGCACAGGGCAAGACCGGTGATGCGGCAAGAGGGTCGCGTGATCCTGCTCGAAGGGTACATGGATGTGATCATGGCCTATCAGCACGGCATACCGAACACGGTGGCCGCTTTGGGGACTGCGCTGACCAATGAGCAAGTCCGTTTGCTGCAACGCAACGTGGAAGAGATCGTCATGATGTACGACGGTGATGCTGCCGGTCAGAAAGCAGCCGTTCGATCGTCCGAAGTCATCAAAGAGTCAGGCGCAACTGTGAAAGCGAGGGTCGCAACAATCCCCGACGGATTGGACCCGGATGAGTTTCTGCGCAAATATGGCAAAGACGCGTTCGTCCGCGTCGTGCTTGACAACTCAAGCTCGATGACGGCGTTTCGCATGCATTCGCTTCGCAAGGAGTTCAACCTTGGCACGCAAACCGGCAAGGAAGACTACATCAAAGAAGTGATTCACAAACTGCTCGTCACCGTCAGTTCACCGATTGAACTGGAAACGCTCCTGCGCGAATTAAGCGAGGAGTTCGGCTATCCCAAAGAGGCCATGGAGAAGGAACTTGCGCTCGCCAAGAAAAGCCCGCCTGCGGGGGATAAACCTGACAGGAAGTGGAATACTAATAGAAATAATGCGGGTGAAGTGAGCTTTGCGAGCACAGGAAAACTGTTGCCGGCTCACATCAATGCAGAGCGGAAACTCCTTACTTATATGTTAATCGATGAAGGGGTAGCTAGACAAGTTCAATACGCGCTGGCAGACGAATTTTCTGTGGATGAGCATGGGGCGCTGGCCGCCCATCTTTTCGCCTATTACGCAGAACACACCCAGGCGGACCCGTCGCTGTTCATCGGCGGCTTAGAGGACCGCGAGCTTTTGAGGCTGGCGACTGCTCTCGCGATGGAAGCGGATCATCTGGATCGGCGGTCTGATCGTGTAGACGCCCTGGTACGTGAATATATCCATCGCATCAAGGTGTATCATTTGCAATTGGAAATGAAACGTTATGAACGGCAGATGATCGATTGTGGAAATCGAGGCGATACAGAAGGAATGCGGGCGGCATACGACGAAATGAATCGTGTGCAGTCCATGATTCAATCTCTGGAAAACGCGCAAGCCGAAATATAA
- a CDS encoding DUF4342 domain-containing protein: MTDPMLEKVDILRKRFQISYREAYNLLEQNDGNVVRACIDLEHRTADTGVVGQVEERMQVMGKDLLHKVQDIVRTGQASSIRVIRDGQTVLTIPAAVGVVGALIFPYLAVAGTAAAVAARYEIVIDKRMKQDPDTGHQPAVVNVHHESIDTSAVTPSLSSGKAGSMERVEASSNT, translated from the coding sequence ATGACAGACCCGATGCTGGAAAAAGTGGACATTTTGCGCAAACGGTTTCAGATTTCCTACCGCGAGGCGTACAACTTGCTGGAGCAAAATGACGGCAATGTCGTGCGCGCATGCATTGACCTCGAGCACCGCACGGCCGACACTGGCGTGGTCGGGCAGGTCGAAGAGCGGATGCAGGTGATGGGCAAAGACTTGCTCCACAAGGTGCAGGACATCGTCCGCACCGGACAAGCTTCGAGCATACGTGTCATTCGCGACGGGCAGACGGTGCTGACGATCCCGGCGGCGGTCGGCGTGGTCGGCGCCCTGATCTTCCCCTATCTGGCGGTGGCCGGCACGGCAGCCGCTGTGGCCGCGCGCTACGAGATCGTCATCGACAAGCGAATGAAGCAAGACCCCGATACGGGGCATCAGCCGGCGGTCGTCAATGTGCATCACGAGTCGATCGATACGAGCGCCGTAACGCCGTCGCTCTCTTCCGGGAAAGCGGGAAGCATGGAGCGCGTCGAAGCATCCTCCAATACGTAA